Below is a genomic region from Dioscorea cayenensis subsp. rotundata cultivar TDr96_F1 chromosome 14, TDr96_F1_v2_PseudoChromosome.rev07_lg8_w22 25.fasta, whole genome shotgun sequence.
ttttaatctATTGATCAACCTAACACTCTAGTTTTCTCTATTATATACTAGAAAGCTAGGGcaatcaaaaaaaaatattttttaacattccAATATACTTTTTCAGATTGACCCACATGCTATGCCCTGCATAGACTCTTTATTCTGCTCCACACACAAAAAGATGCACACAACACATATTCCCATTGAGCTTTCAAAAGATTGACTAAGTATATGCAAAGAAGTAATCAAAATCGATTTATCTGAGTTAATGTTGCTCCAAGAGACTTTGGTTACTAGAACCTCAATTGTACTCAATTTAAGAGTGGCATAATTAAAACCACATTGCTGTCACCAAGTGTCCCGCAAATAATGGCTTAAAATTTTcacccactaaaaaaaaaaaaggtgaagaACCGATCCAATAAACATCCAATGTTTCTTTCAGTAAATAAGGAGATCAATGAGAAGGCATCTAATTTTAAGAAACacaaattttattctttttataaacaaaatatgataattccacaaacataaaataatatatatatactcctaCTCCTTCCAAGcctatactttattttttttaaaaaaaatatatcttaaaattaaatatttattaaaaatataaaaatttactttacaaaattcaaaattactaaaaatacaaaaccaaTTTTACAAATTCTCACCATTCTTCACATCTAATATATGGaaacaaacccaaaaataaataaataaataaataaataaatccaaacccactcaataaaatgattaaaatccctcatcctctattttaccctcACCTTTTTATTACCTTACCATTAAAAACCATTCTCACCAAACCAAAAACACCCATCCATCCCTTCTTCAATCCTTCCTCCACCCACACTAAAAACATGCACACCAAAACAGACTCAGAAGTCACAAGCCTTGTCCTCTCCACTCCACCccattctcctcctccttctcacCACCATCCCCCCTACTTTGTCCTCAGCCCTTCTCACCCTGACATTGATAAACTCTCTCTCCCTGCTTCCTCTCCACCCACTTCCCCaccccatcaccatcaccaccgtTTTGCCATCTCTTCCTCTCCAATCCTTGACCACTCACGTGAGTCCAGCTCCACCACTCGCTTCTCCGCCTCACTCAAACACATATCTGCTGCTCCTCATTGGCACAAACTCCCACATTTCTCTCCTCACTacccttcttcatcttcttcccatTCTCATCTTAATGATGCCGGTGATGATGGTGATTATTATGACTCTCCTTTGCCGGCCAAATGTTATGTTCTTCTCTTCATTCTTGGCTTTGtcttccttttctctctcttctccctCATTCTTTGGGCAGCTAGCCAGCCTTACAAGCCCCGCATTTCCATCAAGGTCAGATCCCaaacctttctttttttttttttaattagtattttctttttcttttttttaaccttttgtaaaataaatagttttgttgtttttttcaagttaaaaatttgaaatgtgtgtgtgtatatatatatatatatctacagtttttaatatttacattcaCATGGGCATATGAAAGGAATGGTATAgcattattttaaattcattgtTGCCTTTTATTAATATACCATTTTCGGCATAagctaatttatatttttctaatctAGACtccaaacattttattttattttttaattagtattttcttttttttttttttatcttttgtgaAATAAATACTTTTGTtggttttctcaagttaaaaatttgaagtatatacatatatatgtgtatagtttttcatatttacaTTTACATGGGTTTATTAGAAAAGAAAGGGTGTAACATTATGTTAAATTCATTGTTGCCTTTTAATAATGTAGCATTTTTAGCATAAGCTCATTCAGACTTCATCTcactgcatttttttttcttctattatttatatatgtaaaaagtatttatttttatttatttcattttgttgtttaaaagttaattgttatttttttttaaattaagtagGTGTGTTCGCAACGCAAACCATTGGTTCAGATACACTCACGTAgaatattacattaatttttattaataaaaatatataaatatttgaaagtGTCAtgatggtggtggaaatttttttgaaaggaGACACAGATTTGACTGAATAGTTTTTGAAAGAGTGATGGTAATCATGCTTTTGGTTTATTGGGCAGAGTGTTGTGATAGAAAGCTACAAAGTGCAGGCCGGGGTGGACTTAACAGGCGTACCAACAAAAATGTTGTCCATTAAATCAACGGTCAAGATTTCGTTTCACAACCCTGCTACCTTCTTCGGCGTCCACGTGTCCTCCACCCCTCTACAACTTTACTATTATGACCTCAAGATTGCCTCCGGCCAAGTAaacaatttcatttattaattcttATTCTTTTGCATGTTTCTCACATCTTTCAAAAACTTTATGATTGAGCACATTCCaagacaaatatttaattaaatgttatgtttaattaaaaacatttatagaTGGAAGAGTTCTATGAATCAAGGAAAAGTGGGCGGGTGGTGACCGTGGCAGTGAAAGGGATGCAAGTGCCGTTGTACGGCGGTGGGTCGACACTGAGCAGCCGAGGGGGAGGTGAGGCATTGGTGGAGGTGCCGCTCAATTTGACGCTGGTGGTGCGCGCAAGAGCTAATGTTCTTGGGGAGTTAGTTAAGAGCAAGTTTTATCGCCATGTTTGGTGCTCATTTGTGCTTAAAGAGACTCGTCTTGGCAAACCTTTACATTATGTTTGCCGGTACCATGACTGATGGAGAACTAAAGCACTTGGAGTAATGCTTTTGTTACTtttgattgttattattattgtttagtAGTGGGTTTTGATGTTATTTTAATGAAGGTACTGTAGTGGGGAAGTTGTATATGGAATCCGTGTGGTTTTTGAATGGTGTAGCTGAGTTTTGTTGAGAAAGTTGGTGCATGTGATTGTGGTGTTTGTTGGGATGGTATGGGCTGGAAGGATCTGGGGTGTGGTGGGATggaaatcaatttatttaaaatattctttaataaaaaaaaaaggtttagttaaatatttttagtaaaaagaGTAATTACATttcagtcttttttttttaattaattataagtaaATCCAATTCAATATTCAATCACAAATTGATCACTACATCAACTTATTGGGTTTATTGTCATCCAGGTTTGCTCGTGTTTCACTAAAACCACAAATCCGAATTGTAAATTCGAATTTCGACTTATGTTGAATGAAGACAGAAGGTGTGTtaagtgtggaaatttcatGCTTGCACACATCCttggtgttaaaaaaaaactataaattagtTAAgagttcttcaattttttttattttttgttttgtttactatACTTGCCGGTCAACTGATCACAAATTTAGGGcttaaattaaaatgaagaaaattaaagaacaaattcttatttatttatttatttatttattttttttttgagaattcaAAGGAAAAGTCAAGGTGTAATTAAAACAATGGATCTTaacaaatattttcctaaataaTGTATagtagataattaaaaaaatacaatgcaAACCCAAACCAAAAATTTTGCCAGGTCACTGGTTCATTAGTCCAATTAGCTAAGTTACTACGTAATTCACTCTTGGGTTTTTCCAAACTAGAATTTTCACTCAAACATTATTCTTAAGAATGGTTCTAGATCAATAAGGTTAGATCAACCAGTCTGGCGAGGGTTTGAAAACCTTGATAAAtattacttgaatttttttattttaatttttagtagaACAAGACTAAATTATAATactattataaaattcattttgaggtttatattaaaaattataattaattaaaaaaaatcaaacgtcATAAATAATCAGTTAATacaataaatttaaacaatataataatttatcttataaatattaaatatattttagataATAGGATGTTAATGAAAACTAATTAGgatacataaattaattaattaactcactaatttctataaattatttaacttattttttaatataaattaattagtaaaatataACTTATTCCTTagaattaataaattatgaaaaataattggCAAAATAATATCCAGCATTgaaaatccaatatatatatatatatatatatataaaccatatatataaaccatgaatttaaaatttttacaagttttaaaaattttgagggactgaaaaacaaaaaagcaaagaaaaaaatacgaaaGCACTTTATACCCAACAATGtatttttctctaaattaaATCGcagattaattaaaataaagtagagggcttttcttttaaaatattacaaaaaaaaatatttactaaattacgtGTGTTTGGGATTATTCACGAAAATATACAGGTTGGTGGAAAACGTTAAAACTttccctatttttcagttttatttttatttttttattttagaatatagaaaacgggagagtttctcctgttttcattttttttaattaaaaaattatgaaaactgGAGAAACTCTCATGTTTtcaaaatgttttaaattttcttaataaataaaaaggaaaactgGAGAGTAACTCcccttttcccttttttttttattttaaaaaagtcaaACGGATGATGCTCTCCTTGGTTGCtgttaactttttaaaatattcttcaCTCATTGGCTTCTTCACcgatgtttttattaaaaagcaaaaaaaaacaatactgaGTAATAGCCACTTTAGTAACGGATATAAATTTATCcgttaaattattttattattattattattattattattattattattattttatataatacccaTTTCCCACTTCATACTATCTCCCCTCCATTTTCATTTTCTCctattttaatcttatttcaagTTCTAATTATGCAGGTGTTTTCTACTTACACGTGTACGGgatttttgttgataattttcgATGGCGTTCTTAAGATTACAGAGTGATCACATTTTATCAATTTTGTCTGAAaaggtaatatttttgtatacttagataacattgaaattaattatttattaataattatattaagacattagtttcacataataattttttatgtcataattattaatcgtattaataattatcttattagcggccgaaacatgtttaattagataacgcACTATATATTTAggataagtttttattaataatcgtattacgtcataattaattattgtattaataattgttaacctcgaagcatgtttacttagataacctagtatattatttggttattttttattaataattgtattaagtcattattttatattaatgattgtattatatcataattattaatcgtattaataattatcttattagcaccccaatcatatttaattagataaccaactatatttttagggtaatttttttattattaataatcgtaTGATgccattaggttttatgaataattttattatgtcataattaattattgtattaataattgttatattaatctcgaagaatgtttatttagataacttaGTATATTATTcggttattttttatcaataattgtattaagtcattattttatattaatgattatattatgtcataattattaatcgtattaataattatcttattagcaccccaatcatgtttaattagataacccactacatttttaggtaattttgtttattattaataattgtattatgtcattaggttttatgaataattttactatgtcataattaattattgtattaataattgttatattaaccttgaagcatgtttatttagataacctaatatattattaggctattttttttattaatagttgtaataagtcattattttagatAACCTAGAATATTattaggtttattttttattgtattaataattgttatattatggctgaagcatgtttatttagataacctagtatattattagcacaccaatgtttatggtttatcttcaattatatttaatttttcgatgGCATATGTtcggatttatgatttttttgtgtcttatattttttcaagtcaacctattttatttttccatttaatatgaaattgattaatttataactttctACAGCCTGATCGGATTCTTAGGTATAGACATGTGTCTATCGCAGAGCCTCCTCCATAAATCATAGGTGTTTTAAGAGAAGCCGGGTTCTATCATGCGGcttaaattcttaatttccgaattgatgccgctcttgtgagcgcattagtggagagatggCGGACTGAAACACACACATTCCACCTTACATGCGGTGAGACAAAAATCACGTTTGAATCCAACTTCGAATGATCCTGCGAGATCATTGCTGATGAACACGTGTGAGGCCCAGTGTACTTTGTAATTTCCCAAAGCTGTCTCTTCTTGTTGTAGGATGTGCGAACCCTCCAATTGCACCCATCGCCATATGACTTACATTTACCGGAGTATCGAGTCAAATCAGACTCAATAACTTTGTATTCGACATATTTAAGTAAGCAGTAATGCTTAATTGTGGTCACAGCATCATCTTTGCTTCGAAACCTCATGCCTACATGAAGATATCCATTTGTCGTTGCTCCACTTAATGTGTCGGCATACAATAAAGGGTACTTCGGAAATTCTTGTGCGgacattgcttccaaatcaagggtTCGCATATGTGCTGGAGGCTCCATTGGTGCCATCATGAAATTATGGCCAGTCATTGGAACATCTTCAAGATTGCATTCTTCTAACTGAATATCATCAACACTTGCTTCAGTGTCTTCCCCAAAGCTGTCACCATCGTCGTCCTCATCGTCTCCACTAAATCGGTCATACTGACCGAATTCGGTTTCATGAGTGTCATGAAAAGAACTTGTTCCGCCTTGTAGATGTtgtgaattagtaaaataattattgggTGGTGGATCATCTTGTGCCTTCACTCCGTAGAGAGCCGTTCAGGTTCATTAACTTGGCATGGTGATGAAATCCTCTCCCATCTCAAATTGCGTTGAACTTCATCATCTGGGGCGGTTTGTTGTTGGGAAGGAGCACCCTCGAAAGTTGTAGCGCTGAACTCCACATACAATTCAATAATGCGAatatttggatttcttttgtggcAGTCGAACAACATCCGAACATCTCGGTCATTACGCAATTTGAATGACCGATAGCAAATCTTACCGGATCCTAAAGAAATTGGGAGCTGGTATTTGATACATGAAACTCCTTGGTTGTCAGCAGTCTCAATGCTTTCTTCAATGgatctctttaaattttcattagaGATGTCGTCTTcgacataaaaatatgattgatcctccgatgaaaatataattatgtctTCACTAGCAATGATTGAACCATTGTAGTAAACCAATACAAGTGAAGTCTCTGCCATtgttgaagacaagaagaagaagtatggTGAGTGAGTCAGTAAATAGTGTGCAAGAGTGAAAATGGGCTACtaatgttggtttatataaagagtcgaatttttgaaaaatttcatttatgaacATTGCAGGTTTGACCAACCCTATTTTTGTGCTAAGTACTAAGCGAGTGCAGGTTTGATCGTCATACTTTGTCCTAATCATCGAGCGGTGCGAGGTTTGATCGGGCGTACTTTTGTCTTTGATCAGTGCGAGGTTTAACTATCCTACTTTGTCCCAATTATTGAgtagtgcaggtttgaccggcGTACTTTGTGCTGACTGGTGCAAGTTTGACCGGCTTACTTTGTGCTcactggtgcaggtttgactgtcctactttgtgctaatcactAAGTGTTGCAGATTTGACCGACATATTTTATGCTAATCACTGATTGGTGTAGCTTTAACCGATCTACTTTATACTAATTACTGACTGGTGGAGGTTTGAGtgacctactttgtactaattactgaccgatgcaggtttgaccgacctactttgtgctaagtactgaccgATGCATGTTTGACCGTCTTACTTTGTgttaattactgaccggtgcaggtttgaccgacatactttgtactaattactgacagGTGCAAGTTTGACTATGCTACTTTATGCTAATTACTAATCAGAGTAGGTTTGACCAACTTACTTTGAACTAATTTCTGAGCGGTGCAGGATTGACAGAcgtactttgtgctaatcactgACAGGTGCAGGTTTGACAGTCCTACTTTGTCCTAATTAATTACCGATACAAGTTTTACAAAATTACTTTATACCAATTattgaccggtgcaggtttaactgatctactttgtgctaagtactgaccggtgcaCTTTTCATTGTCCTACTTTGTGGTAATTATtaaccggtgcaggtttgacagtcctactttgtgctaattactaacggtgtaggtttgaccgtcctactttgtactaattacttaCCATTGTAGATTTAATCAtcctattttgtattaattacttACCGGTGCAACTTTGACCgtattatttctaatatttttcgaGATTCAtagatttgttttttaaaataaaaggttaatatatatatcaacaattattttttaattaaaaaattaattatataaaaagaatactTTTAAAACCTAACAGCAGCtacatgagtttttttaaaataaaaaaaagggcaaaCGGGAGTtactctcccgttttcatttttatttattaaaaaaatttaaaaaaatgaaaacgggataaactctcccgttttctatattttaaaataaaaaaaataaataaaaagctgAAAACGGGGAAAGTTTTACCGTTTTCCACTAATCtgcgtattttggtaaataatctcaaacatgcgtaatttagtaaatattttttttgtaatattaaaaagaagCCTAAAGTAGagacttaaataattaataaagatgatTACTGAAGGGGCTCCGATGCTGAGGCTGTTTGGCTTGACGGATGAGGGAGAAGATGAGGAAGATGACGGAGTCTGgaatgaggaggaggaggaggattaCTCACACTCATCTCCGTCTTTCCTGGGGGCGCGTCTAATGTTCACCTTCGATTGGCAGCCGAAGTATGTGCCAGTTGGTCTTTACTCTCTAGTGTTGCTTACTGAAGACCGTGGTGAGGTTCCAAAGTTCTGTTGTGATCTCAAACGTTATGTTCCTCCAATGCCAAGAAACGATAGACATAATGATGGGCAAGTAGTGCGTTATTTTACTCATGAGATATATTCCAGCTGTGTTAAATATTGGTTTGATATCTTTGTGATGAAGCcaaaatcttgatctcttttaatccaatggtctagattgctctattgtttatatagggttatgtttgttgggtgttgtgaaaagagagaaaagagagaaggatAGAGAGGGTAAGTTCTCTTATATTTGGAGAGTGGAAAGAGTGAAGGTGTAGAGGAAAGCTCTTGTTCTggcttgatctcattaaagcaaggtaagacccttgtttttgaggtaaggcTAGTTTTTAAAGCTTGGTAATTCTCTTGTGGCTTTATGCCtatttcttgtactcttgtactcttgttattcccccatgatatagtgaagcattgttctcccgtggatgtaggcttgctcttagccgaaccacgttaaattggtgtctcttactttattcttgtgagattgcttgtatgttatccttgcattgcccattcattgtgtgattgctaGGCATTGTGATATTGTACACCAAATGTTCGACGAATTGCCACACTAGTTTCGCGCTTTCTCACACGCaacaattggtatcagagcttcgTTCTAGGATTGTGGAGATTGTCTAAGCTTGCGATTGAAAGAATTAGGGCTTGTATTGGTGGTGATTCGATTTCATAGCAATGTATAAGGCAACGCAGTTTGAAAAGCTCAAGGAGGACAATTGGCCAATatggaagataatgatggaggatcaccttgtctatAAGGAGTTGGATCTACTACTATTGGGGAATGATGTTAAACCCTCATCTATGAGTAATGAACAATGGAAGGTTTTTGATCGAAAATGCTTGTCGGTGATAAGGCCATGTATTTCACTATCCATCTTGCTTGATGTTTATCAATGTAAGACTGCTCATGAACTTTGGAGTACTTTGGAGCAATCTTTTGAGCAACCATCAGGTATCAATAAGATGCATGCCATGAAAAGGTTATTTCTCTTGAAAATGAAGGATGATGTCACGGTGCGAAAGCATGTGAATGAGTTTAACTCTATTGTGGCACAATTAAAAGCTCTAAAGGTAAATCTTGATGAAGAGGTCTTATGCTTTCTACTTTTGAGCTCTTTGCCACCAAGTTGGGATACTCTTGTTACTATCGTGGCaaatacaatggggaacaagtttaagttgaatgatgttgtttcttcatTGAGTAGTGAGGAGACTAGAAGGGCTTCTTAACAAATGTCTAGTGACTCAAGTCAAGCACTAGCGGCCGGTGAAAGAGAAAGGTCTCAACAAAGGGATGATGTTTTGGCTAGTACGGGCAAGTCACAAGCAAAGGGAAGATCAAAGTCACGGGGCCGGGTTGTTACTTGTTGGTATTGCAAGAAACAAGGTCATGTGAGGAATGATTGTAATCTTTTAAAGAGCAAGCGAAAGGGGAAGCAAGTTGATGGTGAAGCAAGCATAGCATCTCAAAGTGATGATGGAGTCACATTAAGCATTGCTTATATGGTATCTTCTTCCATAGATACTTGGGTGTTGGACTCCGTTGCTTCATTTCACATATGTCTGGATCAATCATTTTCCTCTACTTATAAAGAGGTTGATTGTGGTAATGTCTACCTCGGCAATGATCGTGCTTGTAAAATTTTGGGCATTGGTGATGTGGTTATTAAGCAAGCAAATGGGAAGGAGCATACATTGACTAATGTGAGGCATGTTCCTGAGATAACAAAGAATCTCATTTGGGCGGGGCAACTTGATGAGGCCGGTTATGTGGTTACTTTTGGCAAAGGATCGTGGAAAATCTCCAAGGGTTGTATGACACTATTGAAGGGGAAAAAGGATGGAAGCTTATATACTTTTCTTGGTTCACCTCAAAGATGTATGTCGGCAAGTGGACATGATAATGTGCATGTTTGGCATAGTTGGCTTGGACATCTTAGTGAGCATGGAATGAAGGTATTGCAAGATAAAAAGCTTATTcctttatttgagaatttatctcTTGAATTATGTGTGCATTGCATCATGGGCAAGCAACATAGAGTAAATTTTAAGAGGCATGAATCTCATGGAAAGTTGAAGGCATTGGAGTTGGTTTATTCCAATGTTTGTGGTCCTATGAATGTCAAGTCTCTTGGTGGTGCTTCttattttatcactttcatggatgattattcTAGAAAGTGTTGGCTTTATCCATTAGCATCCAAGGATCAAGTTTTTGACGCTTTCAAGAAGTTCAAGGCCCGT
It encodes:
- the LOC120275395 gene encoding uncharacterized protein LOC120275395, with amino-acid sequence MHTKTDSEVTSLVLSTPPHSPPPSHHHPPYFVLSPSHPDIDKLSLPASSPPTSPPHHHHHRFAISSSPILDHSRESSSTTRFSASLKHISAAPHWHKLPHFSPHYPSSSSSHSHLNDAGDDGDYYDSPLPAKCYVLLFILGFVFLFSLFSLILWAASQPYKPRISIKSVVIESYKVQAGVDLTGVPTKMLSIKSTVKISFHNPATFFGVHVSSTPLQLYYYDLKIASGQMEEFYESRKSGRVVTVAVKGMQVPLYGGGSTLSSRGGGEALVEVPLNLTLVVRARANVLGELVKSKFYRHVWCSFVLKETRLGKPLHYVCRYHD